In Pseudomonadota bacterium, a single genomic region encodes these proteins:
- a CDS encoding DUF6125 family protein: MDIGILEHLEATELKSYLRFLLWHYRVVDGFWFLSVEEKYDRMAAEHLDETVWGKIAGISAKDIIHRFHIKEKGLKGFARAMQYCPWTMIVGYQIKENEDEVIITVPQCVTQVARAKSSLPEFFCRDMHQTEFESFARAVDKGIKVECIFAPPDHPADCFCKWRFSL, from the coding sequence ATGGACATAGGCATACTTGAACATTTAGAAGCAACGGAACTTAAAAGCTATCTGAGATTTCTCCTCTGGCACTACAGGGTCGTCGATGGATTCTGGTTCCTTTCTGTGGAAGAAAAATATGACCGCATGGCAGCGGAACATCTCGATGAGACAGTGTGGGGAAAGATTGCCGGCATATCGGCAAAAGATATTATACACCGGTTTCACATTAAGGAAAAAGGGTTGAAAGGATTTGCCCGGGCTATGCAGTATTGTCCATGGACGATGATTGTGGGCTATCAGATTAAAGAAAATGAGGACGAAGTTATCATCACGGTGCCTCAATGTGTGACACAGGTTGCACGGGCAAAGAGCAGCTTGCCTGAATTTTTCTGTCGTGATATGCACCAGACGGAATTCGAATCCTTTGCCCGCGCAGTCGACAAAGGGATTAAAGTGGAATGCATCTTTGCGCCGCCCGACCACCCGGCTGACTGTTTCTGTAAGTGGAGATTTAG